A portion of the Bacteroidales bacterium genome contains these proteins:
- a CDS encoding S9 family peptidase, whose amino-acid sequence MENKFIRSRSLIRTGSMMMILLTCTFIWGHTQNADADDKIEVVVNEWLKLGSFDVKMPVYSDQKNVKGETFEDEDLLKYNFVDISTLQPIDKKQFSWKNNSFSWEKTTSAKNGFVYLEKKVTGSKHQLGFLATYLYVDRFLEVVIEISSPQMFEFYLNGELQNTKSTADTPDADKTGNTKKTIKLERGKHLLLIKTLKPSDNDTDWTVKAQVTFSEKFGKDVVRAEISPKTIKNINHLLEGDFVNSVSVSPDGSMVLLRFSSVTPPDGKTERWAEIRELNTNVLLHSFRHSDMSGIEWIPGGEGISYSTVKDGKSSIWLFNLIDLSQSVLIEDLKDLGGYSWSPDGSFIIYSISEKPEEEKSGLKRLEGMPDRWPWWRNRSYLNKLDVASGISEKLTHGHLTTSLMDIKPDGTKVLFSMNIPDYSERPYSKQFLMEMDLETFEVDTLWENNVSASCQYSPNGQYLLVKASATMFGDIGMNVSGDVIPNESDTQAYIYNLATGNTDPITFEFNPSISDAFWSYFDENKIYFVVTDRTYRNIYVYDMNTRYFEKINTGLDVVNSFSMAKMAPVAVYTGSGNSAPPDARKIDLTTGQFEVIAYSQVKQFEHVVFGKTEDWNFTNDAGVEIEGRVYYPPDFDKSKQYPLIVFYYAGTTPTDRSFGGRYPKNMFAAQGYVVYTLQPSGAIGYGQDFSAAHVNNWGITVADEIIKGTKLFLKDHKFIDTSRVGCIGASYGGFMTMLLQTRTDIFAAAISHAGISSISSYWGEGYWGYLYSASATANSFPWNNQELYVGQSPLFSADKINTPLLLLHGADDTNVPVGESLQLYTALKLLGKQVEMIEVAGQDHHILDYKKRIIWQKTIFAWFDKWLKDQPEWWNELYPDRNL is encoded by the coding sequence ATGGAAAACAAATTCATCAGGAGTAGATCATTGATCAGAACGGGAAGTATGATGATGATTTTACTCACATGCACATTCATTTGGGGTCATACTCAAAATGCAGATGCAGACGATAAAATAGAAGTTGTTGTTAATGAATGGCTTAAACTGGGAAGTTTTGACGTGAAAATGCCCGTATACAGTGATCAGAAAAATGTAAAGGGTGAAACATTTGAAGATGAGGACCTGCTGAAATACAATTTTGTAGATATCTCAACTTTACAACCAATTGATAAAAAGCAGTTTAGTTGGAAAAACAATTCTTTTTCGTGGGAAAAAACAACAAGTGCTAAAAACGGATTCGTTTACCTGGAAAAAAAAGTGACCGGAAGTAAGCATCAACTGGGATTTTTAGCCACCTATCTTTATGTTGATCGGTTCCTGGAAGTTGTCATTGAAATCAGTTCTCCACAGATGTTTGAGTTTTACCTCAACGGCGAACTGCAAAATACAAAAAGCACAGCCGACACGCCCGATGCAGATAAAACCGGAAACACAAAAAAGACCATCAAACTTGAGCGGGGTAAACATCTGCTATTGATTAAAACGCTTAAACCTTCTGACAATGATACCGACTGGACAGTAAAAGCGCAGGTTACTTTTTCGGAAAAATTTGGAAAAGATGTTGTCCGGGCTGAAATTTCACCTAAAACGATTAAAAACATCAATCATTTACTGGAGGGAGATTTTGTGAACTCTGTCTCCGTTTCGCCGGATGGGAGTATGGTTTTGCTACGATTTTCATCGGTCACACCTCCGGATGGAAAAACGGAACGCTGGGCAGAGATCAGGGAGTTGAACACCAATGTTTTACTTCATTCATTCCGGCATTCCGACATGTCAGGAATCGAATGGATACCCGGGGGTGAAGGAATTTCTTATAGCACAGTCAAAGATGGTAAAAGCTCAATATGGTTGTTCAATTTGATTGATCTCTCTCAGAGTGTATTGATCGAAGATTTGAAAGATCTTGGAGGCTACTCGTGGTCTCCCGATGGTAGTTTCATCATCTACAGCATCAGCGAGAAGCCGGAAGAAGAAAAATCGGGATTGAAAAGACTGGAAGGGATGCCCGATCGCTGGCCATGGTGGCGCAATCGAAGTTATTTGAATAAACTCGATGTGGCTTCCGGAATTTCTGAAAAACTGACCCATGGACATTTGACCACCAGCCTGATGGATATCAAACCTGACGGGACGAAGGTTCTTTTTAGCATGAATATTCCTGATTATTCTGAAAGACCATATTCCAAGCAGTTTTTGATGGAGATGGACCTGGAAACTTTTGAAGTTGACACCCTCTGGGAGAACAATGTTTCCGCTTCCTGTCAATATTCACCAAATGGACAATACCTGCTTGTGAAGGCTTCAGCAACTATGTTTGGTGATATTGGAATGAATGTATCCGGTGATGTCATTCCGAACGAAAGTGATACACAAGCCTACATTTATAACCTCGCCACAGGAAACACTGACCCGATCACCTTTGAATTCAATCCTTCAATTTCAGACGCTTTCTGGAGCTATTTTGACGAAAACAAGATATATTTTGTAGTGACAGATAGGACATACAGGAACATCTATGTTTATGACATGAATACCCGCTATTTTGAGAAGATAAATACCGGGTTGGATGTGGTCAATAGTTTTTCAATGGCAAAGATGGCTCCTGTGGCCGTTTATACCGGTTCGGGCAATTCGGCGCCTCCGGATGCAAGAAAAATTGACCTGACCACCGGGCAGTTTGAGGTAATTGCCTACTCGCAAGTCAAACAATTCGAACATGTAGTTTTTGGGAAAACAGAAGATTGGAACTTCACCAACGACGCTGGGGTAGAAATTGAAGGCAGGGTTTATTATCCACCGGATTTTGACAAATCGAAACAATATCCGCTGATTGTTTTTTATTACGCCGGGACCACTCCGACAGACAGGAGTTTCGGTGGTCGCTACCCAAAAAATATGTTTGCAGCACAGGGCTACGTGGTTTATACATTACAACCAAGCGGAGCCATTGGTTATGGACAGGATTTTTCGGCTGCCCACGTGAATAACTGGGGAATCACTGTTGCTGATGAAATTATTAAGGGAACAAAGTTGTTTTTGAAAGACCACAAATTTATTGACACAAGTCGCGTCGGCTGTATTGGTGCGTCCTATGGTGGTTTCATGACCATGCTCCTGCAAACCCGCACAGATATTTTTGCTGCAGCTATTTCTCATGCCGGCATCAGCAGCATTTCAAGCTATTGGGGCGAAGGTTACTGGGGTTATCTCTACAGCGCTTCGGCAACTGCCAATAGTTTCCCCTGGAACAACCAGGAATTGTATGTAGGTCAAAGTCCGCTTTTTAGTGCCGATAAAATCAATACGCCATTATTATTACTCCATGGTGCTGACGACACTAATGTGCCAGTTGGAGAAAGTCTTCAGCTTTACACTGCACTGAAACTGCTTGGAAAACAGGTTGAGATGATCGAAGTGGCCGGGCAGGATCACCATATTTTGGACTATAAAAAGCGCATAATCTGGCAAAAGACCATTTTTGCCTGGTTCGATAAATGGCTGAAAGACCAGCCTGAATGGTGGAATGAGCTTTATCCTGACAGAAACCTCTAA
- a CDS encoding RNA methyltransferase: MTQEIKQALFDYLAGFITENKRNKFEEVIQQRTRYVTVVLEDIYQPHNASAVLRTCDCFGVQDVHIIENQNIYTVNPDIALGSSKWLNLYSYCGQENNTPAALQSLRQKGYRIVATTPHKDDVTLQELPLDNGPIALVFGTEMRGITGSALELADEFMKIPMYGFTESFNISVSAALVLFHLTEKLRKSDINWHLTDDEMLDIRLQWARQVVKRSDLIELDFLAKNKSNG; this comes from the coding sequence ATGACTCAGGAAATTAAACAAGCCTTGTTCGATTATCTGGCTGGCTTCATCACCGAAAATAAGCGCAACAAGTTTGAAGAAGTAATTCAGCAGCGGACGCGTTATGTCACCGTTGTGCTGGAAGATATTTACCAGCCTCACAATGCAAGCGCCGTGCTTCGCACCTGCGACTGTTTCGGAGTACAGGACGTGCATATCATCGAAAACCAGAATATTTATACGGTTAATCCTGACATTGCACTGGGTTCGTCCAAATGGCTCAATCTGTATTCCTATTGCGGACAGGAAAACAACACTCCGGCAGCATTGCAGTCGCTCCGGCAGAAAGGTTACCGAATAGTGGCCACCACACCACACAAGGATGATGTCACTTTGCAGGAACTCCCGCTCGATAACGGACCAATAGCATTGGTTTTTGGAACCGAAATGAGAGGAATAACCGGCAGTGCTCTGGAACTGGCAGATGAGTTTATGAAGATCCCGATGTACGGATTCACCGAAAGCTTTAACATTTCTGTGTCAGCAGCGCTGGTGCTGTTTCACCTCACCGAAAAACTCAGGAAATCTGACATTAACTGGCATCTGACCGATGATGAAATGCTTGACATCAGGTTGCAATGGGCAAGGCAGGTAGTCAAACGAAGCGATCTGATCGAACTGGATTTTTTAGCCAAAAACAAATCAAATGGGTAA
- a CDS encoding GIY-YIG nuclease family protein — protein sequence MRYAIVDIETTGTSYMHGKITEVAILIHDGAKIVDEFSSLINPEQRIPYRITQLTGISNRMVELAPKFYEVAAKIVEITEDCIFVAHNVSFDYNFIRQEFKSLGYDYQREKLCTVKLSRKLIPFKRSYSLGNLCQELNIPNPHPHRALGDAKATAVLFDLLLSIDPNPSEISLQGLNSSLKPEFIKSLPELAGVYYFLDENQHIIYIGKSKNIRSRVIAHLTNCTTSRALEMKNKLASVDYELTGNELIALLLESHEIHKHKPVYNRAQRRALYNYGLYCEQDDEGYLRLCIKKIDDEHLAAPLTTFDSFVSAKNFLFNLCDENHLCQKLCGLYETKSSCFQYKLHECLGACIGEESTAGYNTRVQKILDRFTYARPDFMIIDEGRNDDECAVVRVENNRYVGFGFTSREINGYDAFSYYSDCVKHYPENKHVHSIIRSYLEHNPRAVVLKSEVSE from the coding sequence ATGAGATACGCCATTGTTGACATCGAAACAACCGGGACAAGTTACATGCACGGTAAAATCACCGAAGTAGCCATTCTTATACATGATGGCGCGAAAATCGTTGATGAGTTTTCCTCTTTAATCAATCCCGAACAGAGAATTCCCTACCGGATTACCCAACTTACAGGGATCAGTAACCGAATGGTGGAACTGGCTCCGAAGTTTTACGAAGTGGCTGCAAAAATCGTGGAAATCACTGAGGATTGTATTTTTGTGGCGCACAATGTCAGTTTCGACTATAATTTTATTCGCCAGGAGTTTAAGTCGCTGGGATATGATTATCAGCGCGAAAAACTTTGCACAGTGAAGTTAAGCCGCAAGTTGATTCCTTTTAAAAGATCCTACAGTCTTGGGAATCTTTGTCAGGAACTGAACATTCCAAACCCTCATCCCCACAGAGCATTGGGGGATGCTAAAGCTACTGCGGTTCTTTTTGACCTTTTGCTAAGCATTGATCCAAACCCTTCTGAAATTTCATTGCAAGGGCTGAATAGCAGTCTAAAGCCTGAGTTCATCAAATCACTGCCTGAGCTAGCCGGCGTCTATTATTTTCTGGATGAAAATCAACATATAATCTACATCGGTAAAAGCAAGAATATCCGTTCACGGGTGATTGCCCACCTGACCAATTGCACAACCAGCCGGGCGTTGGAGATGAAAAACAAACTGGCCTCGGTGGATTACGAACTGACCGGAAATGAATTGATTGCGCTGTTGCTTGAGTCGCATGAAATTCACAAGCATAAGCCGGTTTACAACCGTGCCCAGCGCCGGGCCCTTTATAACTACGGGCTATATTGCGAACAGGATGATGAGGGTTATTTAAGGCTTTGTATTAAAAAAATTGATGATGAACATCTTGCTGCTCCTTTGACGACTTTCGACTCTTTTGTTTCAGCGAAGAATTTCTTATTCAACCTTTGCGACGAGAACCACCTTTGCCAAAAGCTATGTGGACTCTATGAGACAAAATCATCCTGCTTTCAATACAAGCTGCATGAATGCCTGGGAGCCTGTATAGGAGAAGAAAGCACCGCCGGGTACAATACCCGCGTGCAAAAAATACTTGACCGATTCACCTACGCACGTCCTGATTTCATGATCATTGATGAAGGGAGAAACGATGATGAATGTGCCGTGGTTAGGGTGGAGAACAACCGATACGTCGGGTTTGGTTTTACTTCAAGGGAAATCAATGGTTATGATGCTTTCAGCTATTACTCCGATTGCGTGAAGCATTACCCTGAAAATAAACATGTGCACTCCATCATCAGGAGTTACCTGGAACATAACCCACGGGCAGTAGTACTAAAAAGTGAAGTGTCTGAGTAA
- a CDS encoding YqgE/AlgH family protein, whose protein sequence is MENFDDLIKIRTNNIRPGPGKILISEPFLYDYYFKRSVILLAEHSKDGSFGVIINKPLVMSFDEVVKDFPDFKAKVYLGGPVSTDSLFFIHTMGEMIDNSMPIIKGLHWGGDLEQVKDMIRFGELNEQNIRFFIGYSGWAAKQLDMELKRDSWLVSKLSADQVMNANPDEMWKSTLRELGKEYSSWTNFPTDPEMN, encoded by the coding sequence ATGGAAAACTTTGATGACCTGATAAAAATCAGGACTAATAACATAAGACCCGGGCCGGGCAAAATACTGATTTCCGAACCCTTCCTGTATGACTATTATTTCAAACGCTCAGTAATTTTGCTTGCTGAACATTCCAAAGACGGCTCGTTTGGGGTGATCATCAATAAACCGTTGGTGATGAGTTTTGATGAGGTAGTAAAAGACTTTCCCGATTTCAAAGCAAAGGTTTACCTCGGAGGGCCTGTGAGCACCGACAGCCTTTTCTTCATCCACACGATGGGAGAAATGATTGACAACAGTATGCCAATTATCAAAGGGTTGCACTGGGGTGGAGACCTGGAACAGGTCAAAGACATGATCAGATTTGGCGAATTGAATGAACAAAATATTCGCTTTTTCATTGGTTACTCCGGCTGGGCAGCCAAACAACTCGACATGGAGTTGAAGCGTGACTCCTGGCTGGTATCAAAACTCAGTGCTGACCAGGTAATGAACGCTAACCCCGATGAAATGTGGAAATCTACCCTGCGTGAACTTGGCAAAGAATATAGCTCGTGGACAAACTTTCCTACTGATCCGGAAATGAACTGA
- the murD gene encoding UDP-N-acetylmuramoyl-L-alanine--D-glutamate ligase has protein sequence MKDLLKKLIEGKRVLILGFGREGKSSYRLLRKFFPEIRLIIADKNADLNLSELDGHELNQILLGEKYLEALNDADLVFKSPGIDFNNNIASFGHCEIVSQTSLFLERFHRQIIGVTGTKGKSTTSSLIFHLLKESGRDAVLVGNIGIPPFDAIERITDQTRIVFEISAHQLEFVNQSPHIAVLLNIFQEHLDYFKSVNNYAHAKFNIAVYQNPSDYLIYDASNEYLKHHIKAFNFQGQLIPVDLTGDFYNHEKEVLFIPETSEPVNIALSLLRGQHNIKNILVSVIACHIAGLHPVEIEKGIATFRPLEHRLEFAGVAAGITFINDSISTIPEATIEAVKTLPETDTIILGGKDRGIDYSELIVFLANSGIRNFLFTGPAGKRMMEMLEQQINPGKNLVFVYDWNDLPSLILNYTLKGKACLLSPAASSYDRFENFEERGKLFKKIVKNLASLK, from the coding sequence ATGAAGGATTTACTCAAGAAATTGATTGAGGGAAAACGGGTTTTAATTCTCGGATTTGGCAGGGAAGGGAAATCAAGTTACAGGTTGCTTCGAAAATTTTTTCCTGAAATCCGGTTAATCATTGCGGACAAAAATGCTGACCTTAACCTGAGTGAATTAGATGGCCATGAGTTGAATCAGATTTTATTAGGAGAAAAATATCTTGAAGCTTTAAATGATGCCGACCTGGTGTTTAAATCTCCTGGTATTGATTTCAACAATAACATCGCCTCGTTTGGTCATTGTGAAATCGTTTCGCAAACTTCACTTTTCCTGGAGCGATTTCACCGGCAAATCATCGGAGTAACAGGGACTAAAGGCAAAAGTACAACGTCAAGCCTGATATTTCATCTCCTGAAAGAATCGGGTCGTGATGCTGTACTGGTCGGGAATATTGGTATTCCACCTTTTGATGCCATCGAACGTATCACGGATCAAACCCGGATCGTTTTTGAAATTTCAGCACATCAGCTTGAATTTGTAAATCAATCCCCGCATATCGCCGTCTTGCTGAACATTTTCCAGGAGCACCTTGATTATTTCAAATCGGTGAACAATTATGCCCATGCAAAATTCAATATTGCTGTTTATCAAAATCCTTCAGACTACCTGATCTATGACGCGAGTAATGAATACCTTAAGCATCATATCAAAGCATTCAATTTTCAGGGACAATTAATCCCGGTTGATCTGACAGGTGATTTTTACAACCACGAAAAAGAGGTATTATTTATCCCCGAAACATCTGAACCAGTAAACATTGCTCTTAGTCTCCTACGCGGACAACATAACATCAAAAACATCCTAGTATCGGTCATTGCCTGTCACATTGCCGGTCTTCATCCTGTGGAAATAGAAAAGGGCATAGCCACTTTCAGGCCTCTTGAGCACCGACTTGAATTTGCCGGAGTTGCTGCCGGGATTACATTCATTAATGATTCCATCTCCACTATACCGGAAGCTACCATTGAAGCCGTCAAAACCTTACCCGAAACTGATACGATTATCCTTGGCGGCAAAGACCGTGGCATTGATTACTCTGAATTGATTGTTTTTCTGGCCAATTCCGGCATCAGGAATTTCCTGTTTACGGGCCCTGCAGGGAAAAGAATGATGGAAATGCTGGAACAACAAATTAATCCAGGGAAAAACCTGGTTTTTGTGTATGACTGGAATGACCTGCCCTCGTTGATCCTTAATTATACCCTGAAAGGTAAAGCCTGCCTGCTGTCCCCTGCCGCTTCCAGTTACGATCGGTTTGAAAACTTTGAGGAAAGGGGTAAACTTTTTAAAAAAATAGTAAAAAATCTGGCCAGCCTGAAATAA
- a CDS encoding ABC transporter permease, giving the protein MIRHYLKLIIRQIKKDKFFMLVKISGLAIGMAASLMMMLYIYHQSNFDTFHKNKDQIYQLIIEMHREGLIEKLGVGTAEMGVSLLEEFPEITVMTRFSMHSEAYFEYDDQVKQMKDFQYADSSVFDLFTFPMLRGNPKTALTAPFTMVLTESGSRQLFGDTDPMGKVLRMNGKQDYLVTGIMKDPPPNSHLQFKALGSFSTLYQLENQYMDWDGGWGYYTYVLVAENTDWDNMVNKFPDFLEKHINYKYRNFGVELRFKFDNLPDIYLHSSAPEHLFISGNVTNLYIFGAVAIFILLIACINFMNLSTARFSARTSEVGIRKVFGAFRSQLIFQFLSESVVISFLSLAVALTIAEIFLPGFSQLFNTNIRLGDIHLTLLIPALIVLVGFVGILSGSYPAFFLSSFKPDLVIKGALVTVNKGRWFRNVLVVVQFFISATLIISTIGVFRQLRYMNSKPLGFDRENVLVLELMGEKAQQSVDHLKTRIKQLSYVVNTGASTNVPVWGLTSNGYIPEGMETSMIINVLDADEDWLETMQIGIIEGRNFEKTDDDQRNIIINQSLAKKMGWDQPVGKSFNRDGKHEVIGVVGDFHFTPLHHPIQPLIITCKPFDYFYYLSVRLNVQDYRQALDDIEKIWIEMVPGEPFIYQFLDQMLLSTYEKEEKFGKGFTWFAIVAIFLACLGLYALASYLTLQRKKEIGIRKTFGADVGMIVLLLGKDFLKLVVIGDILAMVVSWLFMEKWMENFAFRVQQTWWPYLFTLFITVIIAILTVAWQSFKAARQNPMDAIKYE; this is encoded by the coding sequence ATGATCAGGCACTATTTAAAACTGATAATCAGACAGATTAAAAAGGATAAATTCTTTATGCTGGTTAAAATTTCAGGACTGGCCATCGGTATGGCAGCGAGTCTGATGATGATGCTTTACATTTACCATCAAAGTAATTTTGACACCTTCCACAAGAACAAAGATCAGATTTATCAGCTGATCATCGAAATGCATAGGGAAGGATTGATTGAAAAACTTGGCGTGGGTACTGCCGAAATGGGTGTTTCGCTGTTGGAGGAGTTCCCTGAAATCACAGTGATGACTCGTTTTTCGATGCATAGTGAAGCCTATTTCGAATATGATGACCAGGTGAAACAGATGAAAGACTTTCAATATGCTGATTCAAGTGTGTTTGATCTCTTCACTTTTCCTATGTTGCGTGGTAATCCTAAAACAGCATTGACTGCGCCATTTACAATGGTTCTGACGGAATCGGGCAGCCGGCAGCTTTTTGGAGATACCGATCCGATGGGAAAGGTCCTCAGGATGAATGGAAAACAAGATTACCTGGTGACCGGAATTATGAAAGACCCACCGCCCAATTCGCATCTTCAGTTTAAAGCGCTTGGCTCATTTTCAACACTGTATCAACTTGAAAACCAATACATGGACTGGGATGGTGGTTGGGGTTATTACACCTATGTACTTGTTGCCGAAAACACCGATTGGGATAACATGGTGAATAAATTTCCTGATTTCCTCGAAAAACATATTAATTACAAATACCGTAACTTTGGTGTTGAACTTCGTTTTAAGTTCGACAACCTGCCGGACATCTACCTTCACTCGTCAGCACCAGAGCATCTCTTCATCTCAGGAAACGTAACCAATCTTTATATTTTCGGTGCTGTGGCCATTTTTATCCTCTTGATTGCCTGCATCAATTTCATGAATCTTTCAACAGCACGGTTTTCAGCACGTACCAGCGAAGTGGGCATCAGGAAAGTGTTTGGGGCATTCCGTTCCCAACTCATTTTTCAATTTCTGAGCGAATCTGTTGTGATAAGTTTTCTCTCTCTTGCTGTTGCTTTGACAATAGCAGAAATCTTTCTTCCCGGTTTCAGCCAACTCTTTAACACAAATATCAGACTTGGTGATATTCATCTGACACTCCTGATCCCTGCATTAATTGTTTTGGTTGGTTTTGTCGGGATACTTTCAGGAAGTTATCCTGCATTTTTTCTTTCTTCTTTCAAACCTGATCTGGTAATAAAAGGTGCACTGGTGACGGTTAACAAAGGGAGATGGTTCAGAAATGTGCTGGTGGTGGTTCAGTTCTTCATCTCAGCAACATTAATCATATCAACCATCGGTGTATTCAGGCAGTTGAGGTATATGAACAGCAAGCCCCTTGGATTCGACAGGGAAAATGTTTTAGTGCTTGAATTGATGGGCGAAAAAGCACAGCAAAGCGTTGATCACTTAAAGACCAGGATTAAACAGTTGTCGTATGTTGTTAATACTGGTGCTTCCACCAATGTTCCGGTTTGGGGATTAACGAGTAACGGCTACATTCCTGAGGGGATGGAAACTTCGATGATCATAAACGTATTGGATGCAGATGAAGATTGGCTTGAAACCATGCAGATCGGAATCATTGAAGGAAGGAATTTCGAGAAAACAGATGATGACCAGAGAAATATCATTATCAATCAATCCCTTGCAAAAAAGATGGGATGGGATCAACCGGTAGGAAAATCATTCAACCGGGATGGAAAGCATGAAGTGATTGGTGTAGTTGGAGATTTTCATTTCACGCCTCTCCATCACCCGATCCAGCCGCTGATTATTACCTGCAAGCCATTTGACTACTTCTACTATCTTTCGGTCAGATTGAATGTGCAAGACTACAGGCAGGCTCTTGACGACATCGAAAAAATCTGGATAGAAATGGTCCCGGGCGAACCATTTATCTATCAATTCCTTGATCAGATGTTGCTTTCGACTTATGAGAAGGAAGAAAAGTTTGGAAAAGGGTTTACATGGTTTGCAATAGTAGCCATTTTTCTGGCTTGCCTTGGGCTTTACGCGCTGGCTTCATACCTTACTTTGCAGCGAAAGAAAGAGATTGGCATCAGGAAAACCTTTGGTGCGGATGTTGGCATGATCGTTTTGTTGTTGGGCAAAGATTTCCTTAAATTGGTTGTTATAGGAGACATACTGGCGATGGTTGTTTCCTGGCTTTTTATGGAAAAATGGATGGAAAATTTTGCTTTCAGGGTTCAACAAACCTGGTGGCCATATCTGTTTACACTCTTTATTACCGTGATTATCGCTATTCTAACCGTAGCCTGGCAATCCTTTAAAGCAGCCCGGCAGAACCCCATGGATGCCATTAAGTATGAGTAG
- a CDS encoding 30S ribosomal protein THX, which produces MGKGDQKTKRGKIISGSYGKTRLRRPVKNLAERIADEVKKKAEAPEEKKAKPAAKKEVAKPAAEEKKAEKKAETKKESKPKAEKAESKTETAKAEPVAESKAAEPDKEA; this is translated from the coding sequence ATGGGAAAAGGTGACCAAAAAACAAAACGAGGCAAGATAATCAGCGGTTCTTACGGAAAAACCAGACTGCGCAGGCCTGTAAAAAACCTGGCCGAAAGAATAGCCGATGAAGTGAAGAAAAAGGCGGAAGCGCCTGAAGAGAAAAAGGCTAAACCCGCTGCAAAAAAAGAGGTAGCAAAACCCGCTGCTGAAGAAAAGAAAGCAGAGAAAAAGGCTGAAACCAAAAAAGAATCGAAGCCAAAAGCTGAAAAAGCAGAATCCAAGACTGAAACTGCAAAAGCAGAACCTGTCGCCGAAAGTAAAGCGGCTGAGCCAGATAAAGAAGCATAG